From Nerophis ophidion isolate RoL-2023_Sa linkage group LG15, RoL_Noph_v1.0, whole genome shotgun sequence, one genomic window encodes:
- the LOC133569842 gene encoding musculin — MSTGSSASDAEDYDASCLRRTEDDRGHKQSKKDPRQSHRDAANARERARMRVLSKAFSRLKTTLPWVPVDTKLSKLDTLRLASNYISHLRQLLQEENSCVQPSSLTWPFLTSAHSEDQDMSTTGRFCGRLLFD; from the exons ATGTCCACTGGCTCGTCAGCGAGCGATGCCGAGGACTACGATGCATCGTGTCTCAGAAGAACGGAAGATGACAGAGGACACAAACAGTCCAAGAAGGACCCTCGCCAGTCTCACAGAGACGCGGCCAACGCCAGGGAGAGGGCAAGGATGAGAGTGCTGAGCAAAGCTTTCTCCAGACTTAAAACCACCCTGCCGTGGGTACCGGTGGACACCAAGCTGTCCAAACTGGACACCTTGCGTCTCGCCTCCAACTACATCTCACACCTACGACAACTCCTGCAGGAGGAGAACAGTTGTGTGCAGCCGTCCAGTCTG ACGTGGCCGTTTCTGACGTCAGCACACTCAGAAGACCAAGACATGTCCACCACTGGAAGATTTTGTGGAAGACTTTTGTTTGATTAA